The proteins below come from a single Fusobacterium nucleatum genomic window:
- a CDS encoding cell envelope integrity protein TolA, with the protein MKRIKFVHIYFLFLLYFIGGYFLKLPFIYKGIYEKIYRYLGIMLIPTLLFFILYGFVFLIKNKKLRFFWELRLYYTFIFFIIAVYLYILYSSGVFFINIKSFEVNGEFLRTLINKSLFEYNIGYLPTYILYELINISLKFSQYPFYCFYYFLIGFELFLIILMIFTPMRKSIKKSNAKRREERQRAKIEAELMEQIKIKEDLERKEALKIQKHKKVEEDAIKKKANNFEKMKKNKRASKRKNKEKPSEEELQNIMGNVILQKTVTINKED; encoded by the coding sequence TTGAAAAGAATAAAATTTGTGCATATTTATTTTTTATTCTTACTTTATTTTATAGGAGGATATTTTCTAAAACTTCCTTTTATTTATAAAGGAATATATGAAAAAATATATAGGTATTTAGGAATAATGTTAATTCCAACACTTCTTTTTTTTATTTTATATGGTTTTGTGTTTTTGATAAAAAATAAAAAATTAAGGTTCTTTTGGGAGCTGAGATTATATTATACATTTATATTTTTTATTATTGCTGTATATTTGTATATTTTATACAGTTCAGGAGTTTTTTTTATAAATATTAAAAGCTTTGAAGTTAATGGAGAGTTTTTAAGAACTTTAATTAATAAATCTTTATTTGAATATAACATAGGTTATTTACCTACATATATTCTATATGAATTAATTAACATTAGTTTAAAATTTAGTCAATATCCTTTTTACTGTTTTTACTATTTTTTAATTGGATTTGAGCTCTTTTTAATTATACTTATGATTTTTACTCCTATGAGGAAAAGTATAAAAAAATCTAATGCAAAAAGAAGAGAAGAAAGACAAAGAGCTAAAATAGAAGCTGAGCTAATGGAGCAAATTAAAATAAAAGAGGATTTAGAAAGAAAAGAAGCTTTAAAAATACAAAAGCATAAAAAAGTGGAAGAAGATGCTATAAAGAAAAAAGCTAACAATTTTGAAAAAATGAAAAAAAATAAAAGAGCTTCTAAGAGAAAAAATAAGGAAAAACCTTCAGAAGAAGAATTACAAAATATAATGGGAAATGTAATTTTACAAAAAACAGTGACTATCAATAAGGAAGATTAA
- a CDS encoding Maf family protein, translating into MILASNSKRRQEILKDAGFNFKVITSNIKEISDKKIITEKVLDIAEKKLEQIAKDNKNEFILAADTVVELNGKIFGKPKDMEEAFSFLKTLSGNTHKVITAYVFKNISKNILIKEVVISEVKFLELDNEIINWYLGTAEPFDKAGAYGIQGYGRILVEKINGDYYSIMGFPISNFLENLRKIGYKISQIDKI; encoded by the coding sequence ATGATTTTAGCTTCAAATTCTAAAAGAAGACAAGAGATATTAAAAGATGCAGGTTTTAATTTTAAAGTCATAACATCCAATATTAAAGAAATAAGTGACAAAAAAATTATCACTGAGAAAGTATTAGATATAGCAGAAAAAAAATTGGAACAAATTGCAAAAGATAATAAAAATGAATTTATTCTAGCAGCAGATACTGTTGTTGAATTAAATGGAAAAATTTTTGGAAAACCCAAAGATATGGAAGAAGCATTTAGCTTTTTAAAGACTTTATCAGGAAATACACATAAAGTAATTACTGCTTATGTATTTAAAAATATTTCAAAAAATATACTTATAAAAGAGGTTGTTATAAGTGAAGTAAAGTTTTTAGAGCTTGATAATGAAATAATAAATTGGTATTTAGGTACTGCTGAACCTTTTGATAAAGCAGGAGCTTATGGTATTCAGGGATATGGAAGAATTTTAGTTGAAAAAATAAATGGAGATTATTATTCTATAATGGGTTTCCCTATTTCAAATTTTTTAGAAAATTTAAGAAAAATCGGTTATAAAATAAGTCAAATAGATAAAATTTAA
- a CDS encoding asparaginase produces MEDKVLIINTGGTIGMVGKPLRPAYNWAEITKEYSMLEKFPTDYFQFEKLIDSSDVTTDFWIKLVEVIEKNYDKYLGFVILHGTDTMAYTGSMLSFLLKNLAKPVVLTGAQAPMINPRSDGLQNLINSIYIAGHKLFDIPLIPEVCICFRDSLLRANRSKKTDSNNYYGFSSPNYNPLAEIATEIKVISDRILKVPSEKFYVEKNIDANVLLLELFPGLNSKYISDFIESNKNIKALILKTYGSGNTPTSEDFIETLKSISKKGIPILDITQCISGSVKMPLYESTDKLSKLGIINGSDITSEAGLTKMMYLLGKNLSLQEIKNAFTISICGEQTV; encoded by the coding sequence ATGGAAGATAAAGTTCTTATAATAAATACTGGTGGAACTATTGGTATGGTTGGAAAGCCTTTAAGACCTGCATATAACTGGGCTGAAATTACTAAGGAATACTCTATGTTAGAAAAATTTCCTACTGATTATTTCCAATTTGAAAAATTAATAGATTCATCGGATGTTACAACAGATTTTTGGATAAAATTAGTAGAGGTTATAGAAAAAAATTATGATAAATATTTAGGCTTTGTTATACTGCATGGTACAGACACTATGGCATATACTGGCTCTATGTTATCATTTTTATTAAAAAATTTAGCAAAACCTGTTGTTTTAACAGGGGCTCAAGCTCCAATGATAAATCCAAGAAGTGATGGACTTCAAAATTTAATAAACTCTATCTATATTGCAGGACATAAATTATTTGATATTCCTCTAATTCCAGAAGTATGTATATGTTTTAGAGATAGTTTATTAAGAGCTAATAGAAGTAAAAAAACTGATAGTAATAACTATTATGGTTTTTCTTCACCTAACTATAATCCACTTGCTGAAATAGCAACTGAAATAAAAGTTATTTCAGATAGAATATTAAAAGTTCCAAGTGAAAAATTTTATGTTGAAAAAAATATAGATGCTAATGTACTACTATTAGAGTTATTTCCTGGACTTAATTCAAAATATATATCTGATTTTATTGAAAGTAATAAAAATATAAAAGCTTTAATATTAAAAACTTATGGAAGTGGAAATACTCCAACAAGTGAAGATTTTATAGAAACTTTAAAATCCATATCTAAAAAAGGTATTCCAATTTTAGATATTACACAGTGTATTTCAGGTAGTGTAAAAATGCCTCTTTATGAGTCCACTGATAAACTTTCAAAATTAGGTATTATAAATGGAAGTGATATAACCTCAGAAGCTGGTTTAACTAAGATGATGTATTTATTGGGAAAAAATTTAAGTTTACAAGAAATTAAAAACGCTTTTACAATTTCAATCTGTGGAGAACAGACTGTGTAA
- a CDS encoding rod shape-determining protein: protein MKKFVSKILGIFSDDLGIDLGTSNTLICMKNKGIILKEPSVVAISTKTKEIFEVGEKAKHMIGRTPTTYETIRPLRNGVIADYEVTEKMLRCFYRRIKSGTFLNKPRVIICVPAGITQVEKRAVMEVTREAGAREAYLIEEPMAAAIGVGINIFEPEGNMVVDIGGGTSELAVVSLGGVVKKSSFRVAGDRFDTAIVDYVRQKHNLLIGEKSAEDIKIKIGTVSPEEEEMEIEVSGKYVLNGLPKDITLTSSELVDTLSTLVQEIIEEIRVVFEKTPPELAADIKKRGIYISGGGALLRGIDKKISAGLNLKVTISEDPLNAVINGIGVLLNNFSLYSKVLVSTETEY, encoded by the coding sequence ATGAAAAAATTTGTAAGCAAAATTCTAGGTATATTTTCAGACGATTTAGGTATAGATTTAGGAACATCTAATACCTTAATTTGTATGAAAAATAAAGGAATAATTCTAAAAGAACCATCAGTTGTTGCTATTTCTACTAAAACAAAGGAAATTTTTGAAGTGGGAGAAAAAGCAAAACATATGATAGGGAGAACTCCTACTACTTATGAAACTATAAGGCCTTTAAGAAATGGAGTTATTGCTGATTATGAAGTTACAGAAAAAATGTTAAGATGTTTTTATAGAAGAATAAAATCAGGAACATTTTTAAATAAACCAAGGGTAATTATTTGTGTGCCAGCAGGAATAACACAAGTAGAAAAAAGAGCAGTTATGGAAGTTACAAGAGAAGCTGGTGCAAGAGAAGCATATTTAATTGAAGAACCTATGGCAGCAGCAATAGGTGTGGGAATAAACATTTTTGAACCAGAAGGAAATATGGTAGTTGATATTGGTGGAGGAACATCAGAATTAGCTGTTGTATCTTTAGGTGGAGTTGTTAAAAAGTCTTCTTTTAGAGTAGCTGGAGATAGATTTGATACTGCCATTGTTGATTATGTAAGACAAAAGCATAATTTATTGATTGGAGAAAAATCAGCTGAGGATATAAAAATTAAAATAGGTACTGTTAGTCCAGAAGAAGAAGAAATGGAAATAGAAGTTAGTGGTAAATATGTTTTAAATGGTTTACCAAAGGATATTACTTTGACATCATCTGAATTAGTTGATACTTTATCTACATTAGTTCAAGAAATTATTGAAGAAATAAGAGTAGTTTTTGAAAAAACTCCTCCTGAATTAGCAGCTGATATTAAGAAAAGAGGAATATATATAAGTGGTGGTGGAGCACTACTTAGAGGAATAGATAAAAAAATATCAGCAGGTTTAAATTTAAAAGTTACTATATCAGAAGATCCTTTGAATGCTGTTATTAATGGTATAGGTGTATTATTAAACAACTTCTCATTGTATAGTAAAGTTTTGGTATCAACAGAAACAGAATATTAA
- the gatB gene encoding Asp-tRNA(Asn)/Glu-tRNA(Gln) amidotransferase subunit GatB, with amino-acid sequence MIKEWESVIGLEVHLQLKTGTKVWCGCKSDYDESGINTHTCPICLGHPGALPKLNKKVVDYAVKAALALNCQINNESGFDRKNYFYPDAPKNYQITQFEKSYAEKGYLEFKLNSGREVKIGITKVQIEEDTAKAIHGKNESYLNFNRASIPLIEIISEPDMRNSEEAYEYLNTLKNIIKYTKVSDVSMETGSLRCDANISVMEKGSKIFGTRVEVKNLNSFKAVARAIDYEIGRQIELIQNGGKVDQETRLWDEENQITRVMRSKEEAMDYRYFNEPDLLKLVISDEEIEEIKKDMPETRLAKIERFKTNYSLDEKDALILTEEVELSDYFEEVVKYSNNAKLSSNWILTEVLRVLKHKNIDIEKFTISSENLAKIIKLIDKNTISSKIAKEVFEIALDDTRDPEIIVKEKGLIQLSDTSEIEKMVDEVLANNQKMVDDYKSADEGRKPRVLKGIVGQVMKISKGKANPEIVNELIMEKLK; translated from the coding sequence ATGATAAAAGAATGGGAGTCAGTAATAGGACTGGAAGTTCACTTACAATTAAAAACAGGTACTAAGGTATGGTGTGGCTGCAAATCTGACTATGATGAAAGTGGAATAAACACACATACTTGTCCAATTTGTTTAGGACACCCTGGAGCCCTTCCAAAATTAAATAAAAAAGTAGTAGATTATGCAGTTAAAGCAGCTCTTGCTCTTAATTGTCAAATAAATAATGAAAGTGGTTTTGATAGAAAAAATTATTTCTATCCAGATGCACCTAAAAATTATCAAATTACACAATTTGAAAAATCTTATGCTGAAAAAGGATACTTAGAGTTTAAATTAAATTCTGGTAGAGAAGTAAAAATTGGAATTACTAAGGTGCAGATTGAAGAAGATACAGCAAAAGCTATACATGGAAAAAATGAATCTTATTTAAACTTTAACAGAGCTTCTATTCCTTTGATAGAAATTATTTCTGAACCTGATATGAGAAATTCAGAGGAAGCTTATGAGTACTTGAACACTTTGAAAAATATAATAAAATATACAAAAGTTAGTGATGTTTCTATGGAAACTGGCTCACTTAGATGTGATGCTAATATTTCTGTTATGGAAAAAGGAAGTAAGATTTTTGGAACAAGAGTTGAAGTTAAAAATCTAAATTCATTTAAAGCTGTTGCAAGGGCAATAGATTATGAAATTGGTAGACAAATAGAACTTATACAAAATGGTGGAAAAGTTGATCAAGAAACTAGACTTTGGGATGAAGAAAATCAAATAACAAGAGTTATGAGATCAAAAGAAGAAGCTATGGATTATAGATATTTCAATGAGCCTGATTTATTAAAACTTGTTATAAGTGATGAAGAAATTGAAGAAATTAAAAAAGATATGCCTGAAACTAGACTCGCTAAAATAGAAAGATTTAAAACTAATTATTCATTAGATGAAAAAGATGCTCTTATTTTAACAGAAGAAGTTGAACTTTCAGATTATTTTGAAGAAGTTGTAAAATATTCAAATAATGCTAAATTAAGTTCTAACTGGATTTTAACAGAAGTTTTAAGAGTGTTAAAACATAAAAATATTGATATAGAAAAATTTACTATTAGCAGTGAAAATCTTGCTAAGATAATAAAATTAATAGATAAAAATACTATTTCCTCTAAAATAGCAAAAGAAGTTTTTGAAATAGCTCTTGATGATACAAGAGACCCTGAAATTATTGTAAAAGAAAAAGGACTTATTCAATTATCAGATACAAGTGAAATTGAAAAAATGGTTGATGAAGTTTTAGCCAATAATCAAAAAATGGTTGATGATTATAAATCTGCTGATGAAGGTAGAAAACCAAGAGTTCTTAAAGGAATAGTAGGACAAGTTATGAAAATTTCTAAGGGAAAAGCAAATCCTGAAATTGTAAATGAACTAATTATGGAGAAATTAAAATAA
- the scpB gene encoding SMC-Scp complex subunit ScpB — protein sequence MSIKSQVEAIIFLGGDENKIKDLAKFFKISIEDMLKILLELKDDRKDTGINIEVDSEIVYLSTNPLYGEIINNYFEQETKPKKLSSASIETLSIIAYKQPVTKSEIESIRGVSVDRIISNLEERKFVRNCGRQETGRRANLYEVTDKFLSYLGIKNITELPDYDLLKEKIKSMENVATNED from the coding sequence ATGAGTATAAAAAGTCAGGTTGAAGCTATTATTTTTTTAGGTGGAGATGAAAATAAAATAAAAGATTTAGCAAAATTTTTTAAGATTTCTATTGAAGATATGTTAAAAATTCTTTTAGAATTAAAAGATGATAGAAAAGACACTGGAATTAATATTGAAGTTGATTCAGAAATAGTATACTTATCAACTAATCCTCTATACGGGGAAATTATAAATAATTATTTTGAACAGGAAACTAAACCTAAAAAATTATCATCAGCTTCAATAGAGACTTTATCCATAATAGCTTATAAACAACCTGTCACAAAATCAGAAATTGAAAGTATCAGAGGAGTTTCTGTTGATAGAATTATTTCAAACTTAGAAGAAAGAAAATTTGTTAGAAATTGTGGTAGGCAAGAAACAGGTAGAAGAGCTAACTTATATGAAGTAACTGATAAATTTTTATCATATTTAGGTATCAAAAATATAACAGAATTGCCTGATTATGATTTACTAAAAGAAAAAATAAAAAGTATGGAGAATGTAGCTACTAATGAGGATTAA
- a CDS encoding DUF1576 domain-containing protein — protein sequence MDKIKQRMKKIEILSTVLFIIILISFSTYVINEHENIFIGMYKIVTSPAILVTDFMYVGGIGAAFLNAVLIFSFNFFLVKLFKVKINGITIAAFFTVFGFSFFGKNILNILPFYLGGILYSIYTSTDFSEHIVPIAFSSALAPFVSSVAFYGEISYETSYINAILIGILIGFIVVPLSKSLYDFHEGYDLYNLGFTAGILGSVIIAVLKLYHFEITPQFLLSTEYDMPLKILCSSVFLSLIIIGFYINNNSFSGYFSLIKDNGYKSDFTQKYGYGLTFINMGVMGFISIGFVIITGQAFNGPVLAALFTVVGFSANGKTVFNTVPILIGALLSSLGSKGSIFTLAVSGLFGTALAPISGIFGPIAGIIAGWLHLAVVQNVGLVHGGLNLYNNGFSAGIVAGFLLPIFNMITDNNNQRKMNIQRKHMNFLKTVQANIKKRIKENEDEEKK from the coding sequence ATGGATAAAATTAAACAGCGAATGAAAAAGATTGAAATTTTAAGTACTGTACTTTTTATTATAATCTTAATTTCTTTTTCAACATATGTTATCAATGAACATGAAAATATATTTATAGGAATGTATAAAATTGTAACCTCTCCTGCTATTTTAGTCACTGATTTTATGTATGTAGGGGGAATAGGAGCTGCCTTTCTTAATGCAGTTTTAATTTTTTCTTTTAATTTTTTCTTAGTGAAATTATTTAAAGTAAAGATTAATGGAATAACCATTGCTGCTTTTTTTACAGTTTTTGGTTTTTCATTTTTTGGAAAAAATATTTTAAATATTCTACCCTTTTATTTAGGAGGTATTTTATATAGTATCTATACTTCAACAGATTTTTCTGAACATATAGTTCCTATTGCTTTTTCAAGTGCATTAGCTCCTTTTGTAAGCAGTGTTGCTTTTTATGGAGAAATATCCTATGAAACATCATATATAAATGCAATTTTAATTGGTATTTTAATTGGTTTTATAGTAGTTCCTCTGTCAAAAAGTCTTTATGATTTTCATGAGGGATATGACCTGTATAATTTAGGTTTTACAGCAGGTATACTAGGTTCAGTTATTATTGCTGTTTTAAAATTATACCATTTTGAGATAACTCCACAATTTTTGCTATCAACAGAATATGATATGCCTTTAAAAATTTTATGTTCTTCTGTTTTTTTATCTTTAATAATTATTGGTTTTTATATAAATAATAATTCATTTTCAGGCTATTTTTCTTTAATAAAAGATAATGGATATAAATCTGATTTCACACAAAAATATGGATATGGATTGACATTTATAAATATGGGAGTAATGGGCTTTATAAGCATAGGTTTTGTTATAATAACAGGTCAAGCTTTTAATGGTCCAGTCTTAGCTGCACTTTTTACTGTTGTAGGCTTTTCTGCAAATGGAAAAACTGTTTTTAATACTGTTCCAATATTAATAGGTGCTTTACTTTCAAGTTTAGGAAGTAAAGGAAGTATTTTTACCTTAGCTGTCTCTGGATTATTTGGCACTGCTCTTGCTCCAATATCTGGTATTTTTGGTCCTATTGCTGGAATTATAGCTGGTTGGTTACATCTAGCAGTGGTACAAAATGTAGGTTTGGTTCATGGAGGTCTTAATCTATATAATAATGGATTTTCAGCAGGAATTGTAGCTGGATTTTTACTGCCTATATTTAATATGATAACTGATAATAATAATCAAAGAAAAATGAATATTCAAAGAAAACATATGAATTTTTTAAAAACTGTACAGGCAAATATAAAAAAAAGAATTAAAGAAAATGAAGATGAGGAGAAAAAATGA
- the gatA gene encoding Asp-tRNA(Asn)/Glu-tRNA(Gln) amidotransferase subunit GatA, with amino-acid sequence MNNLYELTAKELRDKFLSDELSAVEIVNSFYERIEKVEDKIKSFVSLRKDIALNEAKKLDEKKKNGEKLGKLAGIPIAIKDNILMEGQKSTSCSKILENYIGIYDATVVKKLKEEDAIIIGVTNMDEFAMGSTTKTSFHHMTSNPWDLDRVPGGSSGGAAASVAAQEVPISLGSDTGGSVRQPASFCGVVGLKPTYARVSRYGLMAFASSLDQIGTLAKTVEDVAICMNVIAGADDYDATVSKKEVPDYTKFLNKDIKGLKVGLPKEYFIEGLNPKIKNVIDNSLKALKELGAELIEVSLPHTKYAVPTYYVLAPAEASSNLARFDGIRYGYRAKDYSDLESLYVKTRSEGFGAEVKRRIMIGTYVLSAGFYDAYFKKAQKVRTLIKQDFENVLNKVDVILTPVAPSVAFKLSDTKTPIELYLEDIFTISANLAGVPAISLPGGLIDNLPVGVQFMGKPFDEETLIKVADALEKKIGRLNLPKLD; translated from the coding sequence ATGAATAATCTTTATGAATTGACTGCAAAAGAATTAAGAGATAAATTTTTATCTGATGAACTATCAGCAGTGGAAATAGTTAATTCCTTTTATGAAAGAATAGAAAAAGTTGAAGATAAAATAAAAAGTTTTGTTTCTCTAAGAAAAGATATTGCACTTAATGAAGCTAAAAAACTAGATGAAAAGAAAAAAAATGGAGAAAAATTAGGAAAACTTGCTGGTATCCCTATTGCAATAAAAGATAATATTTTAATGGAAGGACAAAAATCTACTTCTTGTTCTAAAATATTAGAAAATTATATTGGAATTTATGATGCAACTGTTGTAAAGAAATTAAAAGAAGAAGATGCAATCATCATTGGTGTAACAAATATGGATGAGTTTGCTATGGGATCTACAACAAAAACTTCCTTTCATCATATGACATCTAACCCTTGGGATTTAGATAGAGTTCCTGGTGGTAGTAGTGGTGGTGCAGCAGCTTCTGTTGCAGCACAAGAAGTTCCAATATCTTTAGGATCTGATACAGGTGGAAGTGTAAGACAACCTGCTTCATTCTGTGGGGTTGTTGGTTTAAAACCAACTTATGCTAGAGTTTCAAGATATGGACTTATGGCATTTGCTTCATCTCTTGATCAAATAGGTACTCTTGCTAAAACTGTTGAAGATGTTGCTATTTGTATGAATGTTATAGCAGGAGCAGATGACTATGATGCAACTGTTAGTAAAAAAGAAGTTCCTGATTACACTAAATTTTTAAATAAAGATATAAAAGGTTTGAAGGTAGGCTTACCAAAAGAATATTTTATAGAAGGATTAAATCCTAAAATAAAAAATGTTATAGATAATTCTCTAAAAGCACTAAAAGAATTAGGAGCAGAGCTTATTGAAGTTTCATTACCTCATACAAAGTATGCTGTCCCTACTTATTATGTACTTGCACCAGCAGAAGCAAGTTCTAACCTTGCTAGATTTGATGGTATTAGATATGGATATAGAGCAAAAGATTATTCAGATTTAGAAAGCCTATATGTTAAAACAAGAAGTGAAGGTTTTGGAGCAGAAGTAAAAAGAAGAATAATGATAGGAACTTATGTTTTAAGTGCTGGTTTCTATGATGCTTATTTTAAGAAAGCTCAAAAAGTTAGAACACTTATAAAACAAGACTTTGAAAATGTTTTAAATAAAGTAGATGTTATCTTAACACCTGTTGCACCAAGTGTAGCTTTTAAATTATCTGATACAAAAACTCCAATAGAATTATATTTGGAAGATATATTTACTATATCTGCAAACTTAGCAGGTGTTCCAGCAATATCATTACCAGGAGGACTTATAGATAATTTACCAGTTGGAGTACAATTTATGGGAAAACCATTTGATGAAGAAACTTTAATAAAAGTGGCTGATGCACTTGAAAAGAAAATAGGAAGATTGAATTTACCTAAGTTGGATTAA
- a CDS encoding pseudouridine synthase, which yields MRINKFLSTLGIASRRTIDKYIEEGKITVNNNIATTGMDISENDDIFIDGKKVETNIDEEKVYFMLNKPLEVLSASSDDKGRKTVVDLIKTDKRIFPIGRLDYMTSGLILLTNDGELFNRIIHPKSEVYKKYYVKIFGEIKKKEIDELKKGVLLDDGKTLPAKISGIKYDKNKTSMYISIREGRNRQIRRMIEKFGYKVLMLRREKIGELSLGDLPEGKYRELTKQEVEYLYSI from the coding sequence ATGAGGATTAATAAATTTTTATCTACTCTTGGCATTGCTTCAAGAAGAACTATTGACAAATATATTGAAGAAGGTAAAATTACTGTAAATAATAATATAGCAACAACTGGAATGGATATAAGTGAAAATGATGATATTTTCATAGATGGTAAAAAAGTTGAAACTAATATAGATGAAGAAAAAGTTTATTTTATGTTGAATAAACCTTTAGAGGTATTATCTGCTTCAAGTGATGACAAAGGTAGAAAAACAGTAGTTGATCTGATTAAAACTGATAAAAGAATTTTTCCTATTGGAAGGCTTGACTATATGACAAGTGGTTTGATTTTACTTACAAATGATGGAGAGTTATTTAATAGAATAATTCACCCAAAATCAGAAGTCTATAAAAAGTATTATGTAAAAATTTTTGGAGAAATTAAAAAAAAAGAAATTGATGAACTAAAAAAAGGTGTTTTACTAGATGATGGTAAAACATTACCAGCTAAAATATCTGGAATAAAATATGATAAAAATAAAACTTCTATGTATATTTCAATAAGAGAAGGTAGAAATAGACAGATTAGAAGAATGATAGAAAAATTTGGATATAAAGTTTTGATGTTAAGAAGAGAAAAAATTGGTGAATTATCACTAGGTGATTTACCAGAGGGTAAATATAGAGAATTAACAAAACAGGAAGTAGAATACTTATATTCAATTTAG
- the gatC gene encoding Asp-tRNA(Asn)/Glu-tRNA(Gln) amidotransferase subunit GatC, which yields MALTKEEVLKIAKLSKLSFEEKEIEKFQIELNDILKYIDMLNEVDTSKVEPLVYINEAVNNFREKEEKPSLKIEKVLLNAPESAENAIVVPKVIGE from the coding sequence ATGGCACTTACAAAAGAAGAAGTTTTAAAGATTGCAAAATTATCAAAATTATCATTTGAAGAAAAAGAAATAGAAAAATTTCAGATTGAATTAAATGATATACTAAAATATATTGATATGTTAAATGAAGTTGATACATCAAAGGTTGAGCCCTTAGTTTATATTAATGAAGCTGTCAATAATTTTAGAGAAAAAGAAGAGAAACCATCTTTAAAAATAGAAAAAGTACTATTAAATGCACCTGAAAGTGCTGAAAATGCAATAGTAGTTCCAAAAGTTATTGGAGAGTAG
- the pip gene encoding prolyl aminopeptidase, with amino-acid sequence MKNYDFYPPIEPFKSYMLPVSDIHSIYVEECGNPNGEPIIFLHGGPGAGFGKKARGFFDPEYYHIILFDQRGCGKSLPFLELKENNIFYLVEDIEKIRLHLGIDKWTIFAGSFGTALALVYAIHYPQRVKRMILQGIFLATESDLKWFFQEGISEIYSAEFKKFKDFIPKEEQKNLLEAYHKRFFCNDIELRNRAIKIWSRFQLRVMESENIMTPEEEEIQASEISLALIEAHYFYNNMFWEDKNYILNRVEKIKDIPIYIAHGRFDLNTRVASAYRLAEKLNNCEFIIVEGTGHSPFTEKMSKVLIKFLEDIKKL; translated from the coding sequence ATGAAAAATTATGATTTCTATCCACCAATAGAGCCTTTTAAGTCATATATGTTACCTGTGAGTGATATACACAGTATTTATGTAGAGGAATGTGGAAATCCAAATGGAGAGCCTATAATTTTTTTACACGGTGGACCAGGAGCAGGCTTTGGAAAAAAAGCTAGAGGATTTTTTGATCCTGAATACTATCATATAATTTTATTTGATCAAAGAGGTTGTGGAAAGAGTTTACCCTTTCTTGAACTTAAAGAGAATAATATTTTCTATCTAGTTGAGGATATAGAAAAAATAAGACTACATCTAGGTATTGATAAATGGACTATATTTGCTGGAAGTTTTGGTACAGCCTTAGCTTTGGTTTATGCTATACATTATCCTCAAAGAGTAAAAAGAATGATATTACAAGGAATATTTTTGGCTACTGAAAGTGATTTAAAATGGTTTTTTCAAGAAGGAATTTCTGAAATTTACTCAGCTGAATTTAAAAAATTTAAAGATTTTATTCCAAAAGAAGAACAAAAAAATCTACTTGAAGCATACCATAAAAGATTTTTTTGTAATGATATAGAGCTTAGAAATAGAGCAATAAAGATTTGGAGCAGATTTCAATTAAGAGTAATGGAATCTGAAAATATTATGACTCCAGAAGAAGAGGAAATACAAGCATCTGAAATATCACTTGCTCTAATAGAAGCACATTATTTTTATAATAATATGTTTTGGGAGGATAAAAATTATATATTAAATAGAGTTGAAAAAATAAAAGATATTCCAATTTATATAGCTCATGGAAGATTTGATTTAAACACAAGAGTTGCATCTGCATATAGATTAGCTGAAAAGTTAAATAATTGTGAGTTTATAATAGTTGAAGGAACTGGACATTCTCCTTTTACAGAAAAAATGAGTAAGGTTCTTATAAAATTTTTAGAGGATATAAAAAAATTATAA